Proteins encoded in a region of the Methanofollis tationis genome:
- a CDS encoding metal ABC transporter solute-binding protein, Zn/Mn family → MLKLSTICGIALSLFILCFCSVTPVAALDVVATTSVLWDPAQAIGGEHVEVIYVADPSICPHMQGDVIDARIQMNRDFIASADLFLAYDSSMDKAIVMPAIQDFMQANGYGTVTWTVPAAADWNTPEKAKVLAEDIRDILVAADPTNTTSYEARYNAYCDTIDAADITGGDRARVEGQDVVVMVWQREAAEAWLGLNVVSIFGPEFYMGGQFTPAKIVDDINANPEKYRNVKYVIENMQSGELAKGIEEALHDRGIAADRVIFTNFPKSLPGVESIPGVLEHNKEIVMASPNTGGGDREDSPASLATSLSAGEETEFSFENGVLSRIVLVPEEDMASVVMNVQVFAYLPGGTTAPENATYHYLDISPTPALSGGCNATIEFTVGNSWMTAQGAGPLDIALLHWHNGAWERLTTEYLGTDDDGTHHYRAFCTGFSLFAITYAAGAAVAAEIETTQQTVTPTTDATETVNVAKTTTATSYTPAATPAKTGAEATTPQPAPLPIALALGALVLAAGLKWH, encoded by the coding sequence ATGCTCAAATTAAGTACCATATGCGGGATCGCACTCTCGCTTTTCATCCTCTGTTTCTGCAGCGTCACACCCGTAGCGGCCCTCGACGTGGTCGCCACGACGAGCGTGCTCTGGGACCCGGCGCAGGCGATCGGCGGCGAGCACGTCGAGGTGATCTATGTCGCAGACCCAAGCATCTGCCCGCATATGCAGGGCGATGTCATCGACGCACGCATCCAGATGAACAGGGACTTCATCGCATCTGCAGACCTTTTCCTGGCCTACGACTCTTCGATGGACAAGGCGATCGTCATGCCGGCCATACAGGACTTCATGCAGGCGAACGGCTATGGCACCGTCACCTGGACCGTGCCTGCGGCCGCAGACTGGAACACCCCGGAGAAGGCGAAGGTGCTTGCCGAAGATATCAGGGATATTCTGGTCGCAGCCGATCCGACCAATACGACTTCGTATGAGGCGAGATACAACGCCTACTGCGACACGATCGATGCCGCAGACATCACCGGGGGCGATCGGGCGCGGGTCGAAGGGCAGGACGTCGTGGTGATGGTCTGGCAGCGCGAGGCCGCCGAGGCATGGCTTGGCCTCAACGTCGTCAGCATCTTCGGCCCTGAGTTCTATATGGGCGGACAGTTCACCCCGGCAAAGATCGTCGACGACATCAATGCAAACCCCGAAAAATACCGGAACGTGAAATATGTCATCGAGAACATGCAGTCGGGCGAGCTCGCGAAGGGGATCGAGGAGGCGCTCCATGACAGGGGGATTGCCGCCGACCGCGTTATCTTCACCAACTTCCCGAAATCCCTCCCTGGCGTGGAGTCGATACCGGGCGTGCTCGAGCACAACAAGGAGATCGTCATGGCCAGCCCGAACACCGGCGGCGGAGACCGGGAAGACAGCCCTGCAAGCCTCGCCACCAGCCTTTCTGCCGGAGAAGAGACGGAGTTCTCCTTCGAAAACGGCGTTCTCAGCCGGATCGTCCTGGTCCCGGAGGAGGACATGGCATCGGTCGTGATGAATGTCCAGGTGTTCGCTTATTTGCCGGGCGGGACGACGGCGCCGGAGAACGCCACCTATCACTACCTCGACATCTCCCCCACGCCGGCCCTGAGTGGAGGATGCAATGCCACGATCGAGTTTACCGTCGGGAACTCATGGATGACGGCGCAGGGCGCCGGCCCTCTGGACATCGCCCTTCTGCACTGGCATAACGGCGCATGGGAGCGGCTGACGACTGAGTACCTCGGGACAGACGATGACGGAACTCACCATTACCGGGCCTTCTGCACCGGTTTTTCGCTGTTTGCGATCACGTACGCGGCAGGAGCGGCCGTCGCCGCCGAGATCGAAACCACACAGCAGACCGTCACGCCGACGACTGATGCCACGGAAACGGTGAATGTTGCAAAAACGACCACAGCGACATCGTACACCCCCGCCGCCACCCCGGCGAAAACCGGAGCAGAGGCAACCACCCCGCAGCCCGCCCCCCTGCCGATCGCCCTCGCCCTCGGGGCGCTCGTTCTCGCCGCGGGGCTGAAGTGGCATTAA
- a CDS encoding metal ABC transporter permease — MLEFLIQNNIICHAVEAMLFASIACSILGVIITQMGISSIGFTMTHAAFAGASVGIFFGVGGTMAAILASLLIATIIGPLSEKARMSTDTILGILFGMMMAIAIFFVSYMQYLGTAVNASALLFGNVISLYREEIYALAVISVLAIVFVAVFSKEITAIIFNRKIAEAAGIRVRPIYYALLFMIAISVSLSLNIIGGLLLYVWLVTPAAIAYQFCTTVRGLFLSAPLIAGSVSVAGAWIGLQYSLPVGPLTAVAFSALFLVAVLISPKRRVPKGA, encoded by the coding sequence ATGCTTGAATTCCTCATCCAGAACAATATCATCTGCCATGCGGTGGAGGCGATGCTCTTCGCCTCGATCGCCTGCAGCATTCTCGGCGTGATCATCACGCAGATGGGCATCTCGTCCATCGGGTTCACCATGACCCATGCCGCATTCGCGGGGGCGTCGGTCGGGATCTTCTTCGGCGTCGGCGGGACGATGGCGGCGATCCTGGCAAGTCTGCTCATCGCCACCATAATCGGTCCGCTCTCCGAGAAGGCGCGGATGTCCACCGACACGATCCTGGGCATTCTCTTCGGGATGATGATGGCGATCGCCATTTTCTTCGTCTCGTACATGCAGTACCTGGGCACTGCGGTCAACGCGAGCGCCCTGCTCTTCGGCAACGTCATCTCCCTCTACCGGGAGGAGATCTACGCCCTTGCCGTCATCTCCGTTCTCGCCATCGTGTTTGTGGCGGTTTTTTCAAAGGAGATCACGGCGATCATCTTTAACCGGAAGATCGCCGAGGCCGCCGGGATCAGGGTCAGGCCCATCTATTACGCCCTCCTCTTCATGATCGCCATCTCGGTCTCGCTCTCCCTCAACATCATCGGCGGGCTCCTTCTCTATGTCTGGCTTGTCACCCCGGCAGCGATCGCCTACCAGTTCTGCACCACGGTGCGCGGCCTCTTCCTCTCAGCCCCGCTCATCGCCGGGAGTGTCAGCGTGGCCGGGGCGTGGATCGGGCTCCAGTATTCCCTTCCGGTCGGCCCCCTCACGGCGGTCGCCTTCAGCGCCCTCTTCCTGGTGGCGGTGCTGATATCGCCGAAGCGGCGGGTGCCGAAGGGGGCCTGA
- a CDS encoding metal ABC transporter ATP-binding protein encodes MTAGTIELSGVSTAYEGSDLPVIRGISFSIAAGEFVVVGGPNGAGKTTLLETINGMLPITNGQATVCGLDVAAHGTEVRKRVGYVIQNFAFDPLAPFTVGNVVIMGRYGLLGYGRQPREEDHRAAEEAMHLLGIEDLVDRPIGKLSGGQQQKVLIAQNLAKKPEILLLDEPFSNLDLFARSFVGEILTSIAEAGCTVVIVSHAFDALPGHDIRILAMNEGRISMDAHCRGDEVEERIRRLPGAVHA; translated from the coding sequence ATGACCGCCGGCACCATCGAACTCTCCGGGGTTTCCACCGCTTACGAGGGCTCTGACCTGCCGGTGATCAGGGGGATCTCGTTTTCCATCGCGGCCGGGGAGTTTGTCGTCGTGGGCGGGCCCAACGGTGCCGGCAAGACGACGCTGCTCGAGACGATCAATGGCATGCTCCCGATCACCAATGGACAGGCGACAGTCTGCGGCCTCGATGTGGCGGCCCATGGTACCGAGGTGAGAAAGCGGGTGGGCTACGTGATCCAGAACTTCGCCTTCGATCCCCTTGCCCCTTTCACCGTCGGGAACGTGGTGATCATGGGGCGCTACGGCCTCCTGGGGTATGGCCGGCAGCCCCGGGAGGAGGACCATCGCGCCGCCGAAGAGGCGATGCACCTCCTGGGCATCGAAGACCTCGTCGACCGACCGATCGGCAAGTTATCCGGGGGACAGCAGCAGAAGGTGCTCATCGCCCAGAACCTCGCAAAAAAACCCGAGATCCTCCTCCTGGACGAACCCTTTTCGAACCTCGATCTTTTCGCCCGCTCCTTTGTCGGCGAGATCCTCACCAGCATCGCGGAGGCCGGGTGCACGGTGGTCATCGTCTCCCACGCCTTCGACGCCCTTCCCGGGCATGATATCAGAATCCTGGCGATGAACGAGGGAAGGATCAGCATGGACGCCCACTGCCGCGGGGACGAGGTGGAGGAGCGGATCAGGCGCCTGCCGGGGGCCGTCCATGCTTGA
- a CDS encoding formylmethanofuran dehydrogenase subunit E family protein, with protein sequence MEHQASCHYMNLDRTFTVEDLAAFHSHLGPYIVLGYRIGRFAREQICKDPFSLKARVFCTTIPPQSCLADGVQLGSGCTLGKRNIELIRSDDVYCEFESDGKTVRVVPAPFFLPPRVENDDYERQIEEYAEKMYYLPDSDLFSVERLA encoded by the coding sequence ATGGAACATCAAGCATCATGCCACTATATGAACCTCGACCGCACCTTCACGGTCGAAGACCTCGCCGCATTCCACAGCCACCTCGGCCCGTACATCGTGCTCGGCTACCGTATCGGGAGGTTTGCACGCGAGCAGATCTGCAAAGACCCCTTTTCTCTCAAGGCACGGGTCTTCTGCACCACCATCCCGCCGCAGTCATGCCTGGCCGACGGCGTGCAGCTCGGGAGCGGGTGCACCCTTGGCAAGCGGAACATCGAACTGATCAGGAGCGACGACGTTTACTGCGAGTTCGAGAGCGACGGCAAAACCGTCAGGGTCGTCCCGGCTCCCTTCTTCCTGCCCCCCCGCGTGGAAAACGACGATTATGAACGGCAGATCGAGGAGTACGCCGAAAAAATGTACTACCTCCCGGACAGCGATCTCTTCTCTGTCGAGCGCCTGGCATGA
- a CDS encoding DUF2953 domain-containing protein translates to MGGGDLPVLLFFLALLALPLYALLLVPFEIRFSGGYEAGEVRGFCAFCWAVVSLRLLWTEGAPSAEVALGRSVLFSTPLGGGEEEAEKKTGEEEETAAGPGARKVLAAARAVLPGVLNLLGYTLARTRIACGRIRFRAGLDEPADTGMLYGIVQAVNGALMPTPFSIVMEPLFDGGEAAGRAEGRVLIERPLTILIAAALFAVSAPVRTAVWPLIRGEA, encoded by the coding sequence ATGGGCGGCGGCGACCTCCCGGTACTCCTTTTTTTCCTCGCACTCCTAGCCCTGCCCCTGTACGCCCTGCTCCTCGTCCCGTTCGAGATCCGTTTTTCCGGTGGCTATGAAGCCGGGGAGGTGCGGGGGTTCTGCGCCTTCTGCTGGGCGGTCGTCTCGTTGAGATTATTATGGACGGAGGGCGCCCCATCTGCGGAGGTCGCCCTCGGCAGGAGCGTGCTCTTCTCAACGCCCCTCGGAGGGGGGGAGGAAGAGGCGGAGAAGAAGACCGGGGAAGAGGAGGAGACTGCCGCAGGGCCCGGGGCCAGGAAGGTGCTCGCCGCCGCCAGGGCGGTGCTCCCGGGTGTTCTCAACCTGCTGGGATATACCCTTGCACGCACCCGGATCGCCTGCGGGCGGATCCGGTTCAGGGCCGGGCTGGACGAACCCGCCGACACCGGGATGCTCTACGGGATCGTCCAGGCGGTGAACGGGGCCCTCATGCCGACCCCGTTCTCGATCGTGATGGAACCCCTCTTCGACGGCGGGGAGGCCGCCGGGCGGGCCGAAGGGCGGGTGCTGATCGAGCGCCCCCTCACAATCCTGATCGCGGCGGCGCTCTTTGCGGTCTCGGCACCGGTGCGGACCGCCGTCTGGCCATTGATCCGGGGTGAAGCATGA